A part of Flexistipes sp. genomic DNA contains:
- a CDS encoding glycosyltransferase family 4 protein, translated as MATIAYITPYFKPTSNAASIRASSFIDELIKKHDVTIFTALKNEKYNTISCYSKLPSNKDKNIIRLIKEFIFSFELFIRIICSKTREVYIITSPPFFIAIFAFFAVKIKRPEKIILDIRDIYPEVFFQHGIMRSDSLVGKLLMKVERFMYSNSNYVVTVTEGLKKSIEPYNSNVKIVRNGYDEELFRPNAEKYDDFTFVFHGTMGKFQNIELLSEVIKYCDENHKNLKFLVIGHGPKDYLIKNLRCKNFKYIENVQYKEIPNLISKAHLGLSFRTDDKISKESFPVKIFEYIGVGLPVVVTPISEAGNIVYENQFGIQNNNNIEEIIDSILFIKENYATLVSNIEKNRLSFTRKSHFEILDKLI; from the coding sequence ATGGCGACAATAGCATATATTACACCATATTTTAAACCAACAAGTAATGCAGCTTCTATAAGAGCTTCTTCTTTTATAGATGAACTTATTAAAAAACATGATGTAACTATATTTACTGCCTTAAAAAATGAAAAATATAACACCATTAGTTGTTATAGTAAATTGCCTTCTAATAAAGATAAAAATATTATTAGGTTAATAAAAGAATTCATATTTAGTTTTGAATTATTTATAAGGATAATATGTTCAAAAACCAGGGAAGTTTATATCATAACTTCACCACCATTTTTCATAGCTATTTTTGCATTTTTTGCAGTCAAAATCAAAAGACCTGAAAAAATTATTCTCGATATTAGAGATATTTATCCTGAAGTTTTTTTTCAACATGGAATTATGAGAAGTGATTCATTAGTTGGAAAACTTTTAATGAAAGTCGAAAGGTTTATGTATAGCAATTCTAACTATGTCGTTACTGTTACTGAAGGACTTAAAAAATCTATAGAACCATATAATAGTAATGTAAAGATTGTTAGAAATGGATATGATGAAGAACTATTTAGACCGAATGCCGAAAAGTATGATGACTTCACATTTGTGTTTCATGGAACCATGGGAAAGTTTCAAAATATTGAATTATTAAGTGAGGTAATTAAATATTGTGACGAAAATCATAAAAATTTAAAATTTCTTGTCATTGGGCATGGTCCCAAAGATTATTTAATCAAAAATCTTAGATGTAAAAATTTTAAATACATTGAAAATGTTCAGTATAAAGAAATACCTAATTTAATCTCAAAAGCCCATTTAGGGCTTTCGTTTAGAACTGATGATAAAATAAGTAAAGAGTCATTCCCTGTCAAAATATTTGAATATATTGGAGTAGGATTACCTGTAGTAGTAACGCCAATTTCTGAAGCTGGGAATATTGTATATGAAAACCAATTTGGAATTCAGAATAATAACAATATTGAGGAGATAATTGATTCTATATTATTTATCAAAGAAAACTATGCAACTCTTGTTTCAAATATAGAAAAAAACAGATTATCTTTTACTAGAAAATCTCACTTTGAAATTTTAGACAAATTAATCTGA